A window of the Citrus sinensis cultivar Valencia sweet orange chromosome 9, DVS_A1.0, whole genome shotgun sequence genome harbors these coding sequences:
- the LOC102617923 gene encoding DNA-(apurinic or apyrimidinic site) endonuclease, chloroplastic isoform X8: MNQVFQLGLKAFVTPAGFAVTPRNFRIGTFVSFRAMKPKRHLASSSKPASSFDNMEDEKDIGVESDEAGIQSVKNNPERIEVMTVQELRTILRSIGVPAKGSKRDLVSALKVYVEKKMDVGSSHVEIEEVSSISAESVSVKRKANTKSISGERKAKKFSHEEHAQEIYSVPEVSALQESKRRAKKSPIGDETGEVDAKASVKTDKISVTLPTVQSEPWTMLAHKKPQKGWIAYNPRTMRPPPLAEGTKSVKLLSWNVNGLRALLKLEGFSVLQLAQRENFDVLCLQETKLQEKDVESIKQCLLDGYENSFWTCSTSKLGYSGTAIISRIKPLSVTYGLGISDHDSEGRLVTAEFDSFFLLSCYVPNSGDGLRRLSYRIREWDPSLSSYVKELEKKKPVILTGDLNCAHQEIDIYNPAGNRRSAGFTDEERQSFGANFLSKGFVDTFRAQHPGVVGYTYWGYRHGGRKTNRGWRLDYFLVSQSLADKFHDSYILPDVTGSDHSPIGLILKL, encoded by the exons ATGAATCAAGTCTTTCAACTAGGACTCAAAGCTTTCGTTACTCCTGCTGG cTTTGCAGTTACTccaagaaattttagaattggaACCTTTGTCTCCTTCAGAGCTATGAAGCCTAAACGGCATCTTGCAAGTTCATCCAAACCGGCATCGTCTTTCGATAACATGGAAGATGAAAAG GATATTGGTGTAGAAAGCGACGAAGCTGGAATTCAGAGTGTAAAGAATAATCCCGAGAGAATTGAGGTCATGACAGTTCAAGAACTCAGAACTATATTGAG GAGTATTGGGGTCCCTGCTAAAGGTTCTAAACGTGATCTAGTATCTGCCTTGAAGGTTTATGTGGAGAAGAAGATGGATG TTGGTAGTTCTCATGTGGAAATAGAAGAGGTATCCTCCATTTCTGCTGAAAGTGTATCAGTAAAAAGGAAGGCTAATACGAAAAGTATATCAGGGGAGAGGAAGGCTAAGAAGTTTTCTCATGAGGAACATGCTCAAGAAATTTATTCTGTTCCAGAAGTTTCTGCACTCCAAGAAAGTAAGAGAAGGGCTAAAAAATCACCAATTGGTGATGAAACTGGTGAAGTTGATGCTAAAGCCTCAGTCAAAACTGATAAGATTTCAG TTACTCTGCCAACAGTCCAAAGTGAACCTTGGACAATGCTTGCACATAAGAAGCCTCAAAAGGGATGGATTGCTTATAACCCTAGAACTATGAGGCCTCCACCTCTGGCAGAGGGTACAAAATCTGTGAAGCTTCTGTCTTGGAATGTCAATGGGTTAAGAGCGTTACTGAAGTTAGAAGGATTCTCTGTACTGCAACTGGCCCAAAGGGAAAATTTTGATGTATTGTGCTTGCAAGAAACCAAACTGCAG GAAAAAGATGTCGAATCAATCAAACAGTGTCTCCTAGATGGATATGAGAATAGCTTCTGGACATGTAGCACTTCTAAACTTGGGTATTCTGGTACAGCAATTATCTCACGG ATAAAACCACTCTCAGTCACATATGGCCTAGGCATATCAGATCACGACAGTGAGGGACGGCTGGTGACAGCAGAGTTTGATTCATTTTTTCTGTTAAGCTGTTATGTTCCAAACTCTGGAGATGGCTTGAGAAGACTG TCATACAGAATTAGAGAATGGGATCCATCTCTTAGCAGCTATGTGAAA GAGCTGGAAAAGAAGAAGCCTGTCATTTTGACTGGTGATCTTAATTGTGCTCATCAGGAGATAGACATTTATAACCCTGCT GGAAATAGAAGAAGTGCTGGCTTCACAGATGAAGAAAGACAATCTTTTGGCGCAAACTTCTTATCTAAAGGTTTTGTAGATACCTTCAGAGCTCAACATCCTGGTGTTGTAGGCTATACTTATTGGGGTTATAGGCATGGTGGGCGCAAAACCAATAGAG GGTGGCGGCTTGACTACTTCCTAGTATCACAATCTCTAGCTGATAAGTTCCATGATTCATACATTCTTCCTGATGTTACCGGTAGCGATCATTCTCCAATTGGCCTTATTCTCAAGCTCTAG
- the LOC102617923 gene encoding DNA-(apurinic or apyrimidinic site) endonuclease, chloroplastic isoform X1: protein MNQVFQLGLKAFVTPAGFAVTPRNFRIGTFVSFRAMKPKRHLASSSKPASSFDNMEDEKVNRLVGSTPKDIGVESDEAGIQSVKNNPERIEVMTVQELRTILRSIGVPAKGSKRDLVSALKVYVEKKMDVGSSHVEIEEVSSISAESVSVKRKANTKSISGERKAKKFSHEEHAQEIYSVPEVSALQESKRRAKKSPIGDETGEVDAKASVKTDKISVTLPTVQSEPWTMLAHKKPQKGWIAYNPRTMRPPPLAEGTKSVKLLSWNVNGLRALLKLEGFSVLQLAQRENFDVLCLQETKLQEKDVESIKQCLLDGYENSFWTCSTSKLGYSGTAIISRIKPLSVTYGLGISDHDSEGRLVTAEFDSFFLLSCYVPNSGDGLRRLSYRIREWDPSLSSYVKELEKKKPVILTGDLNCAHQEIDIYNPAGNRRSAGFTDEERQSFGANFLSKGFVDTFRAQHPGVVGYTYWGYRHGGRKTNRGWRLDYFLVSQSLADKFHDSYILPDVTGSDHSPIGLILKL from the exons ATGAATCAAGTCTTTCAACTAGGACTCAAAGCTTTCGTTACTCCTGCTGG cTTTGCAGTTACTccaagaaattttagaattggaACCTTTGTCTCCTTCAGAGCTATGAAGCCTAAACGGCATCTTGCAAGTTCATCCAAACCGGCATCGTCTTTCGATAACATGGAAGATGAAAAGGTGAACAGATTAGTGGGTTCGACCCCAAAG GATATTGGTGTAGAAAGCGACGAAGCTGGAATTCAGAGTGTAAAGAATAATCCCGAGAGAATTGAGGTCATGACAGTTCAAGAACTCAGAACTATATTGAG GAGTATTGGGGTCCCTGCTAAAGGTTCTAAACGTGATCTAGTATCTGCCTTGAAGGTTTATGTGGAGAAGAAGATGGATG TTGGTAGTTCTCATGTGGAAATAGAAGAGGTATCCTCCATTTCTGCTGAAAGTGTATCAGTAAAAAGGAAGGCTAATACGAAAAGTATATCAGGGGAGAGGAAGGCTAAGAAGTTTTCTCATGAGGAACATGCTCAAGAAATTTATTCTGTTCCAGAAGTTTCTGCACTCCAAGAAAGTAAGAGAAGGGCTAAAAAATCACCAATTGGTGATGAAACTGGTGAAGTTGATGCTAAAGCCTCAGTCAAAACTGATAAGATTTCAG TTACTCTGCCAACAGTCCAAAGTGAACCTTGGACAATGCTTGCACATAAGAAGCCTCAAAAGGGATGGATTGCTTATAACCCTAGAACTATGAGGCCTCCACCTCTGGCAGAGGGTACAAAATCTGTGAAGCTTCTGTCTTGGAATGTCAATGGGTTAAGAGCGTTACTGAAGTTAGAAGGATTCTCTGTACTGCAACTGGCCCAAAGGGAAAATTTTGATGTATTGTGCTTGCAAGAAACCAAACTGCAG GAAAAAGATGTCGAATCAATCAAACAGTGTCTCCTAGATGGATATGAGAATAGCTTCTGGACATGTAGCACTTCTAAACTTGGGTATTCTGGTACAGCAATTATCTCACGG ATAAAACCACTCTCAGTCACATATGGCCTAGGCATATCAGATCACGACAGTGAGGGACGGCTGGTGACAGCAGAGTTTGATTCATTTTTTCTGTTAAGCTGTTATGTTCCAAACTCTGGAGATGGCTTGAGAAGACTG TCATACAGAATTAGAGAATGGGATCCATCTCTTAGCAGCTATGTGAAA GAGCTGGAAAAGAAGAAGCCTGTCATTTTGACTGGTGATCTTAATTGTGCTCATCAGGAGATAGACATTTATAACCCTGCT GGAAATAGAAGAAGTGCTGGCTTCACAGATGAAGAAAGACAATCTTTTGGCGCAAACTTCTTATCTAAAGGTTTTGTAGATACCTTCAGAGCTCAACATCCTGGTGTTGTAGGCTATACTTATTGGGGTTATAGGCATGGTGGGCGCAAAACCAATAGAG GGTGGCGGCTTGACTACTTCCTAGTATCACAATCTCTAGCTGATAAGTTCCATGATTCATACATTCTTCCTGATGTTACCGGTAGCGATCATTCTCCAATTGGCCTTATTCTCAAGCTCTAG